Proteins encoded within one genomic window of Deltaproteobacteria bacterium:
- a CDS encoding M48 family metallopeptidase, translating into MNTYLIIILFTLVGEFVIQSAARILNLRALSDTLPAEFAGYYDQEKYLESQAYTKANGRLGMVSSTFSMVVVVSFILLGGFNHVDLWARGFGLGELSTGLIFFGVLFVLSDLLSLPFSLYGTFSIEERFGFNKMSIATYFTDKLKSYLLVGVFGAPLLGAILYFFQVAGDLAWLWAWLIVSAFILVLPPIFTTFIAPLFNKFEPLQDGELKDALSAYASKVDFPLTGVFVMDGSKRSGHSNAYFSGFGKNKRIALYDTLVEKHSVTELVAILAHEIGHYKKKHIVVGTAMTIVQLGVLFGILSLFISEPALFNAFGVETVSAYAGLVFFSLLYSPISFLLGIAQNAWSRRNEFEADAFAAQTLGTSEGLIEGLKTLSVANLGNLTPHRLTVFLNYTHPPILTRIERLAEIG; encoded by the coding sequence TTGAATACGTATTTGATTATTATTCTTTTTACGCTTGTCGGTGAATTTGTCATTCAGTCGGCGGCGCGCATACTCAACCTACGAGCGCTGAGTGATACATTACCCGCAGAATTTGCCGGGTATTATGACCAAGAAAAATATTTAGAATCTCAAGCTTACACGAAAGCCAATGGCCGCTTGGGTATGGTGAGTTCGACCTTCTCTATGGTCGTTGTCGTATCATTTATTCTTTTGGGCGGATTCAATCATGTGGACCTCTGGGCACGAGGTTTTGGTCTGGGAGAGCTGAGCACGGGGTTGATATTCTTTGGTGTTCTCTTTGTTCTTTCAGATCTCTTGTCTTTACCATTTTCTCTCTACGGAACCTTTTCCATTGAAGAGCGATTTGGCTTCAACAAGATGTCCATCGCAACGTACTTTACGGACAAGCTTAAATCCTACCTTTTGGTTGGAGTTTTTGGCGCACCGTTGTTGGGTGCGATTTTATACTTTTTCCAAGTTGCCGGTGATTTGGCATGGCTGTGGGCATGGCTTATCGTGAGCGCGTTTATTTTGGTTTTGCCTCCTATTTTTACAACCTTCATCGCGCCGCTTTTTAATAAGTTTGAACCCCTGCAGGATGGAGAGCTTAAGGATGCCTTAAGTGCCTACGCCTCGAAGGTGGATTTTCCCTTAACCGGTGTATTTGTAATGGACGGCTCTAAACGCTCGGGCCATTCCAATGCCTATTTTAGCGGGTTTGGTAAAAACAAACGAATCGCTCTTTATGATACGCTGGTGGAGAAACACAGCGTGACGGAGCTGGTTGCGATTTTAGCCCATGAAATAGGCCACTATAAAAAGAAGCATATTGTTGTGGGAACCGCGATGACGATTGTTCAACTGGGCGTACTCTTTGGCATTTTGTCATTGTTTATAAGCGAGCCAGCTTTGTTTAATGCCTTCGGTGTTGAAACCGTATCCGCTTATGCAGGCCTGGTCTTTTTCTCGCTGCTCTACTCACCGATTAGTTTTTTGCTCGGGATTGCACAAAATGCATGGAGCCGGCGTAACGAATTCGAGGCCGACGCATTTGCCGCTCAAACTCTTGGCACCTCGGAAGGTTTAATCGAGGGGCTTAAGACTTTAAGCGTTGCAAATCTAGGAAACCTAACGCCGCATCGTTTAACTGTATTTCTAAATTATACCCACCCACCGATTCTGACGCGTATTGAGCGCCTTGCTGAGATTGGCTAG
- a CDS encoding SDR family oxidoreductase, with amino-acid sequence MTLTKKVLVTGATRGIGRAISQKLLDEGLEVIGVGRNHQDGIEHERYTAETLDLSDLKSLEKSLPELAKRYQDVDAVISNAGRGIFGGLDQFSATQIREAMELNLVSHMVLVRAFLPRLRQRQHADIILMGSEAALRGGKQGSLYCAAKFGLRGFAQALREECVSSGVRVGMIHPGMVRTEFFEELHFEPGAGDDQAILPEDVAEALWTMLSMRRGTVVDELTLSPQKKVIQFKKS; translated from the coding sequence ATGACACTGACAAAAAAGGTATTGGTGACGGGAGCAACCCGAGGAATTGGACGCGCTATTTCGCAGAAGCTTTTAGATGAAGGGCTCGAAGTGATTGGCGTTGGACGAAACCATCAGGATGGTATCGAGCATGAACGCTACACGGCTGAGACATTAGATTTGTCTGATCTGAAGTCGCTGGAAAAATCACTGCCTGAATTGGCCAAACGCTACCAAGATGTTGATGCGGTGATTTCGAATGCAGGCCGCGGGATTTTCGGTGGCTTGGATCAATTCTCAGCGACTCAGATTCGCGAGGCTATGGAGCTTAATTTAGTAAGCCATATGGTGTTGGTACGAGCATTTTTACCGCGTTTGAGACAAAGGCAGCATGCCGACATTATCTTGATGGGCTCAGAGGCGGCGCTTCGGGGCGGCAAGCAGGGCAGTCTTTACTGTGCGGCGAAATTTGGGCTTCGCGGTTTCGCTCAGGCTCTTCGTGAAGAGTGCGTATCGAGCGGGGTTCGAGTTGGCATGATTCATCCGGGCATGGTGCGGACCGAGTTTTTTGAAGAACTGCACTTTGAGCCAGGAGCGGGCGATGACCAGGCTATTTTGCCGGAAGACGTGGCTGAGGCTCTTTGGACGATGTTAAGTATGCGCCGCGGGACGGTAGTAGACGAGTTGACACTCTCGCCGCAGAAAAAAGTGATTCAGTTTAAAAAGTCGTAA